A segment of the Brienomyrus brachyistius isolate T26 chromosome 13, BBRACH_0.4, whole genome shotgun sequence genome:
tattggagctggaattaccgcggctgctggcaccagacttgccctccaatggatcctcgttaaaggatttaaagtgtactcattctcattacagggcctcgaaagagtcctgtatggttatttttcgtcactacctccccgtgtcaggagtgggtagcaTATATATCAATATATTGCTCTTGATCTAATAGGGCTATCGGCCTTACTGCTTGTAAAAAATAGTATTATGTTTGTCCTGATTTGTCTAGGAATATTATAGCACGTTTCCTACCGCCACAGAACGCAAAACGTCAGAAAGTCAAAGTGATGCAAAGATATCACAAGGCATTAAACACTATTCATTCACAAATGAGTATCTGTTTTTtgatagaaaggtgtaactttattgcaatttataaatataaaacagaataacataacataacataaacaaaaaacagaataaaatggggAAAACTGAGGTACCCGGGTTTCAGAGCCAGGAGAGCTCCAAGCCCTCTCCCCGGAAAGATGTCCTCTGCACCCCATAATCGAATAAAAGCtcctccccaacatttatttttctgacagataaaagtaaaataatgtcctgtccctctggcGTGCTATACAACCTTGGCCGGAGGTTAGCTTTTTTCCGTGAGTGATTAACCAGCCGGCCAAGAGTTtgtatgcctgggtgacagTTACACTCCGGTGAATGGGCATCCACACACTtgtggatgccctggctgtttctaaaaaaaaacatatacccTGACTCTTCTTCTTTCGTACTTTCGTGAATCcgctggccctcagtggctgtgactaccGGCCCGTGGTAGTCACAAACCACCTCGCCAGCCTGGAACTGCCGGGTGGCGCAGACTCCCTTCCCCTTCCCCGCAATGTCCACCACAACAAGTCCCTTCCACTTTTGCCTGCGGACGAGGTTCTGGACGTGGTGGCAATCTATGGCGGTGTCCACGGAGcccactggtctccagtccttTAGGACGCTGGCCGCGCTCGGAACATTGTTTCTCCAGCCTTGCTTCCTTATCCAtgcgtcgacccgggactcggtgggctgccgtctgccaaagtgtgctgtcaagaacaaaggctatgtagataggatcgcttatcagtaaaatgctttaaaaattagtgctgcaaacaatactcacagaggacatgtcggacacgcatcctcatctgggccttcagccagcgctcatagagctgtcgctgaaactggcccgacgtctgtgtccgtacattcttatctggcacgtcgccatccagggtcacggggttggtttgaagtagctgatcgaatgctgcctggacatccatctgctggttggaccccatggcggcatcccgtgcggcgccaTGGGCAGAGCAGCTCGAtccttcttcagcagagtcagcgctgggataaaaaaacacacacacaaataagttttacggttagtgttcagtggtgaggacTTTGGTTGTATGTCTTCATGTTGGATAAGTGTATTGACAAACGTAAAACATGCCTACCTCAAGTCACCTGCCAGCCTCTTCAGCAGCATactggccagcaccacattctgCGACTTCTTCATTCTATAATGTTTGTCAGCCGTCGCACTAGAGTGtgtgaggtaatcggccaccaaagacttctgctggtcactcaagtccttggtggccgtctcaaagatccgccgggccatctggctggtgactggatccagcttgtatctaaaatacaaaatgaataagaaattCATTAATACGTCTCACACAACACCTGACAATGTGTATCTAGGGCAAATTATAGTGGGAATGAATCATGGTGATCAGCTCACTTTTGGTGTAGCCGGTTAAGGTCATTTGACGCATTGAAGATCGGACGGCCTGCAGTTGAGACGAAGAACCGTCCATCTCCTCCCTGGTCATCCGTCGTCATCCGGCTTCTCTTGGATGacaggagctgtggccgtacccGGGTGAAGTAGATGTCGAACCACTGTTGGCAGAGGAAAACAACTTAATTTCTGCGTTTGAAATAAAcgacaaaataaatcttttcagacttgatatacttaccgtctcctcctcagaggacagTGCAAATGTGGCCACTTGCTGTGCCGATGTCTTGTGCTCCTTCACACCAATCACCGCATGGTCTGGTTCTGTCCTGCTCCTGGCCATCCACTCCTCGACCTGTACAAGACAATGATGCCCCACTGATCAGAAAGAGAAccggcaaaaaggaaaagtgaagacaaaaaaaaagagtacAATACTTACGGTCATGTGCTCCACCACGCCTGGTCGCTGGAGATGTTTTAGAATCACCGTGGcctccaggtagtagaggacCAGGCAGCATTCCGCAGACTCCAGGGGCTTCTCCTCAGGATAGACCTTGCCAAGGATTGCCAAGAAGTCGTTCTTGGCAGCCCTCAGCACGGCCCAGCAGTCCTCTGGACTGAGAGGGTCCTTCTCCAAGAGGATGGCATGTCTatgtgtgggggaaaaaaataagaatattagATTGCTGACAATCCTAATTaatacaatccacattttaatgTGCTCACGGTGTAAGATGgctctggatctccaggcagtgcatcccaggagcagtgagggagataaaaaaaacatagagtgttaaACATAgacatatatatgatatataataatatattaaattTAATGGACAGTCGAACTTACCTCCTTTGGATGATCTCCTTACTCACCAACTTGGCAGAGCTCTGCTGTAGTGAGCTCAGGTACTCCACAAAGTGCTTTGCCTCGTTCCACAAGGCAATGTTGTCACGCCGCAGGTCGGTGGTGACAGTGTGGTACTTGAGGAATCTGTCAGAGGAAGGACAGGTATGTAAGTATCCATATGTACATGCAGTCATGACAAAGACAATAGCGGGAGAACTTCTTCCTCGAAGAAACAGATATGTAATACATCATATtcctaaaatataaaaacaaaccatgcTACCAACCTCTTCAGGCTCTTCATGTAGTTCACCTGAGTCTGCCTGGAGAGACCAGCCTCACTCAGCTCCCGAAAGAAGAGCTTCGTCTTTTCCCTCTCCCTGACAAACTCAAGGGAAGGCTCTCCGGGGTTCACAAAaaacatgaacctgctgacgttttccacctggaaagaaaaatcagcattagatatatccattgcttagaaaaaaaaatccattgcttagaaaaaatAATGGAGTGTATTTTTATGGGAGACCTCACCTCCTGCTTGAAATTCTCATTCAAGAGATCCTTCTCCAAGTATGTGGCAAAGCCCTTCAGGAGGGGATGGTCCAGGGAATGTTTCCTGTACAGTCCCTTCTCCTGCATCATCTGCCTGGAGGTCTGTGGCCACTGCACCTCCCGGGTACTgccaaatggaaaacacatttcgtcatacaactgcacattcaatgtgtggctcacaaacaaaagcaaaaggtaTCAATGAAAGCTGTAAAACCAAGATAATCATACTTACACTTGAAAGGTCTCGCCGCTGCTGTCACTGACAACAATGTCTTCTGACTGCTGACTTGCAGAGCTCTCCGGTCCCTGCGCGGCTGCACCAGCCACCACAGGAACACTACTGGTCTGCGCCGGCAC
Coding sequences within it:
- the LOC125705808 gene encoding uncharacterized protein LOC125705808 isoform X3, which translates into the protein MHCLEIQSHLTPHAILLEKDPLSPEDCWAVLRAAKNDFLAILGKVYPEEKPLESAECCLVLYYLEATVILKHLQRPGVVEHMTVEEWMARSRTEPDHAVIGVKEHKTSAQQVATFALSSEEETWFDIYFTRVRPQLLSSKRSRMTTDDQGGDGRFFVSTAGRPIFNASNDLNRLHQKYKLDPVTSQMARRIFETATKDLSDQQKSLVADYLTHSSATADKHYRMKKSQNVVLASMLLKRLAGDLSADSAEEGSSCSAHGAARDAAMGSNQQMDVQAAFDQLLQTNPVTLDGDVPDKNVRTQTSGQFQRQLYERWLKAQMRMRVRHVLSHFGRRQPTESRVDAWIRKQGWRNNVPSAASVLKDWRPVGSVDTAIDCHHVQNLVRRQKWKGLVVVDIAGKGKGVCATRQFQAGEVVCDYHGPVVTATEGQRIHESTKEEESGYMFFFRNSQGIHKCVDAHSPECNCHPGIQTLGRLVNHSRKKANLRPRLYSTPEGQDIILLLSVRKINVGEELLFDYGVQRTSFRGEGLELSWL
- the LOC125705820 gene encoding uncharacterized protein LOC125705820, coding for MASKFASSRHFLLCPVCKKTQPSLSVHLARVCMKRSSKEAIQEVMEKEKKNSLELLQWGRVFSYRHLREIVYDTNIFDRLVQELERRHMVVTDMPSPAVPAQTSSVPVVAGAAAQGPESSASQQSEDIVVSDSSGETFQVTREVQWPQTSRQMMQEKGLYRKHSLDHPLLKGFATYLEKDLLNENFKQEVENVSRFMFFVNPGEPSLEFVREREKTKLFFRELSEAGLSRQTQVNYMKSLKRFLKYHTVTTDLRRDNIALWNEAKHFVEYLSSLQQSSAKLVSKEIIQRR